One genomic window of Stigmatella ashevillena includes the following:
- a CDS encoding serine/threonine protein kinase: MTANLLRLPSGSVVDGWHVSRELGNGGFAVVYLVEKNGKPYALKVARHRDASGDDKQTHARMVREATTLLMLNHPNIIRPQGHGYAETGNMYVALEYVDGWTLAEWKERKHPTIHEILRVFVKLASALSYMHERGVLHRDLKLVNVLIRKSDGEPIIIDFGCATYSLAEDLTEEGLPPGTERFRAPEQFKFLREHKNEHRARYAFKVADEIFALGVMLYELLTDPRPAENRPRIAPNNPLMPPPPVRRVNPRIPLALSELVERILSRDPSQRPVDTDALRRELEEHLERSGAEYMVPAHAPSEQWPSEPSGVGGPPGVPSNDLRSRKVATKTLAAGAALVVALTAVVTFWRVSGDVPSPIPDHSAPPMTSPLDMSLPSPAPIVLPPATDVGQKEGSTVKMTTPEVPTQERPTRVRNKVSAAECAGLSLVAALAAGCPSSQIRPESFTCPAGAARAMVNELHWEHLDRFYLVLDDRHDREGKTWFTPGSEVVGVVPKMKGLDRRQLEVAPPGTRFYGKAYYLKKGFDGDPSLLVRYDRVKLPGQDEQPICFVVEGRSYGFKDGRVQASNSNVGTVVERWP; this comes from the coding sequence ATGACAGCGAATCTACTGAGGTTGCCGTCTGGCTCTGTTGTTGACGGTTGGCACGTTTCAAGGGAACTCGGCAATGGAGGGTTTGCCGTCGTCTATTTGGTGGAGAAGAACGGCAAGCCTTACGCGCTCAAAGTGGCACGCCATCGCGATGCCAGCGGGGACGACAAGCAGACACATGCCCGGATGGTGCGTGAGGCCACGACACTTCTCATGCTGAACCATCCCAACATCATCCGGCCTCAAGGACATGGATACGCGGAAACGGGCAATATGTATGTCGCGTTGGAATATGTGGACGGCTGGACGCTGGCGGAGTGGAAGGAGCGCAAGCACCCCACGATCCACGAGATTTTGCGAGTCTTCGTCAAGCTCGCTTCCGCGCTGTCGTACATGCATGAGCGGGGCGTACTTCATCGGGATTTGAAGCTGGTCAACGTCCTGATCCGGAAGAGCGATGGAGAGCCCATCATCATCGACTTTGGCTGCGCGACCTACTCACTGGCCGAAGACCTGACGGAGGAAGGGTTGCCCCCAGGGACAGAGCGGTTTCGTGCGCCCGAGCAATTCAAGTTCCTGCGCGAGCACAAGAACGAGCACCGAGCACGATATGCCTTCAAGGTGGCCGACGAGATCTTCGCGCTGGGAGTCATGCTCTATGAGCTGCTGACGGACCCACGACCTGCGGAAAACAGACCGCGCATCGCCCCGAACAACCCCTTGATGCCACCTCCTCCGGTACGGAGGGTGAATCCCCGGATACCCTTGGCGCTCAGCGAACTGGTCGAGAGGATTCTTTCCCGGGACCCCTCCCAGCGCCCCGTTGACACGGATGCCCTCCGTCGCGAGTTGGAAGAGCACCTGGAGCGCTCGGGGGCCGAGTACATGGTGCCCGCCCATGCCCCCTCGGAACAGTGGCCGTCCGAGCCTTCAGGGGTTGGGGGACCTCCTGGGGTGCCGTCCAACGACCTTCGGTCGCGCAAGGTGGCCACGAAGACGCTGGCCGCAGGCGCTGCACTGGTAGTGGCCCTGACCGCGGTTGTGACCTTCTGGCGCGTCTCTGGAGACGTTCCCTCCCCGATTCCGGACCATTCCGCACCGCCGATGACCTCCCCCCTTGATATGTCCCTCCCGAGCCCCGCGCCGATCGTCCTCCCCCCGGCGACGGACGTTGGCCAGAAGGAAGGTTCAACCGTGAAAATGACGACACCTGAAGTCCCGACCCAAGAGCGCCCCACGCGCGTGCGCAACAAGGTCAGTGCTGCCGAATGTGCGGGGCTGTCCCTCGTTGCGGCACTGGCAGCGGGCTGCCCCAGTTCTCAGATCCGGCCCGAGTCCTTCACCTGTCCGGCCGGTGCTGCACGTGCCATGGTGAATGAGCTTCACTGGGAACATCTCGACCGCTTCTACCTCGTTCTCGACGACCGGCACGACCGCGAGGGGAAAACTTGGTTCACCCCCGGCTCAGAAGTGGTAGGGGTTGTCCCGAAGATGAAGGGGCTCGACCGGAGGCAGCTCGAGGTGGCCCCCCCTGGGACCCGCTTCTATGGGAAGGCTTACTACCTGAAGAAGGGTTTCGACGGTGATCCGTCGCTTCTTGTGCGGTACGACCGCGTGAAGCTCCCCGGGCAGGACGAGCAACCTATCTGCTTCGTCGTAGAGGGGCGCTCCTATGGCTTCAAGGATGGTCGAGTGCAGGCCAGCAACTCTAACGTTGGCACAGTCGTGGAGCGCTGGCCCTGA
- a CDS encoding DUF2381 family protein yields MFQPLRLSLALALLWGAVARAESAHGGRVERLRAVTIASGPAEPLPEVHVTGDKPTLLFFPAPIQVKTLTFDESRIRVLDTGGRSVVIQAVTDLKEGERHEIGVFFADGRAPSRAAFVLVTDPTEVDARIDVQRPEPPAAPCSTEAQPRTPLPEDFVLLGYVSKEGVSVTPLKDVEDEAQGLKTTSGLFYRGKGWVLVSLEIENHSMKPRWTPQEAAFTGIRGPSLQARLVVEGKGMIGPGEQGRVLAVVDMPTLSADTFFTLELRGASGRHLKIPNVRFPKAVMEGVQ; encoded by the coding sequence TTGTTCCAACCGCTTAGATTGTCCCTGGCGCTCGCACTTCTCTGGGGGGCTGTGGCGCGGGCCGAGTCGGCGCATGGGGGGCGCGTCGAGCGCTTGCGAGCTGTCACCATCGCGAGCGGCCCTGCCGAACCGCTTCCCGAGGTTCACGTCACGGGGGATAAGCCGACGCTGCTCTTCTTCCCCGCGCCGATCCAGGTGAAGACCCTCACCTTTGACGAGTCCCGGATCCGCGTGCTGGACACAGGAGGCCGCTCGGTCGTTATTCAAGCCGTGACGGACCTCAAGGAAGGCGAGCGCCACGAGATTGGGGTGTTCTTCGCCGATGGGAGGGCGCCGTCACGGGCCGCCTTCGTGCTCGTGACAGACCCCACGGAAGTGGACGCTCGGATCGACGTACAGCGCCCCGAACCGCCCGCCGCGCCTTGTTCGACCGAAGCTCAACCTCGCACACCACTGCCGGAGGACTTCGTATTGCTCGGCTACGTGAGCAAGGAAGGTGTCTCGGTGACACCCCTCAAGGATGTTGAAGATGAGGCTCAGGGCCTTAAAACAACCTCTGGACTCTTCTATCGAGGGAAGGGATGGGTGCTGGTGTCGCTAGAGATTGAAAATCACTCCATGAAACCTAGGTGGACACCGCAAGAGGCAGCGTTTACGGGGATACGAGGACCGTCGCTTCAAGCGAGGCTGGTGGTGGAGGGTAAAGGCATGATCGGTCCAGGAGAACAAGGGCGAGTGCTCGCCGTGGTGGACATGCCGACGTTGAGTGCGGACACGTTCTTCACGTTGGAGTTACGTGGGGCGAGTGGCCGTCATCTCAAGATTCCGAACGTGCGCTTCCCGAAAGCTGTGATGGAGGGGGTTCAATGA
- a CDS encoding ISAzo13 family transposase, producing the protein MKNVDELRTKYEAIAPLLNERSRRRWAALEARAYGYGGISAVARATGLTRNTVMAGLRELQGTEDEPISLERVRHQGAGRRRLAVTDKQLKPLLEKLVNPVTRGDPQHPLRWTSKSTPHLAAELTKQGHSVSAGTVATMLKAMGFSLQSPRKVREGGSHKDRDKQFRHINRQTQLFQKKVQPVISVDTKKKELVGLFKNGGREWQVHGKPEEVNVYDFPPLAEGKAIPYGVYDVTLNAGWVSVGVDHDTPQFAANAIREWWKHMGSKEYPAATELLIVSDSGGSNSARSRVWKIELQRLADDIRMRIHVSHMPPGTSKWNKIEHRLFCHITQNWRGRPLMSYETVVSLISHTTTRTGLKVKATLDRHLYQTGIKAADTEMKELQIKRSRFHGEWNYTFTPRSDLLK; encoded by the coding sequence ATGAAGAACGTTGACGAACTGCGAACAAAGTACGAGGCGATAGCGCCGCTCCTGAACGAACGTTCTCGTCGTCGGTGGGCGGCACTAGAGGCACGTGCCTATGGATATGGTGGCATCAGTGCTGTGGCACGCGCGACAGGACTGACACGCAACACGGTGATGGCAGGACTGCGTGAACTGCAAGGCACTGAGGATGAGCCAATCTCACTGGAGCGCGTACGGCACCAAGGCGCCGGACGCAGGCGACTGGCGGTGACGGATAAGCAACTCAAACCACTTCTGGAGAAGTTGGTAAACCCAGTTACACGAGGCGATCCACAACACCCCCTGCGTTGGACGAGCAAGAGCACGCCCCATCTTGCTGCTGAGTTGACGAAGCAGGGGCATTCTGTCAGTGCTGGCACTGTGGCGACAATGCTGAAGGCGATGGGCTTCAGCCTGCAATCTCCTCGCAAGGTACGTGAGGGCGGTTCGCACAAGGATCGAGACAAACAGTTCAGACACATCAACCGACAGACGCAGCTATTCCAAAAGAAGGTGCAACCCGTCATATCGGTAGATACCAAGAAAAAGGAGCTTGTAGGGCTCTTCAAAAACGGAGGGCGCGAGTGGCAAGTCCATGGAAAGCCCGAGGAAGTGAACGTCTATGATTTTCCTCCTCTTGCCGAAGGCAAGGCTATCCCGTACGGAGTTTATGATGTAACACTGAACGCAGGTTGGGTGAGCGTTGGTGTCGATCACGACACGCCGCAGTTTGCTGCGAATGCGATTCGTGAGTGGTGGAAACACATGGGAAGCAAAGAGTACCCGGCAGCGACGGAGCTACTCATCGTGTCTGACTCTGGGGGAAGCAACAGCGCTCGCTCGCGAGTATGGAAGATCGAGTTGCAGCGACTTGCCGATGACATCCGCATGCGCATCCATGTCAGCCACATGCCTCCGGGTACAAGTAAATGGAACAAGATCGAGCATCGACTCTTTTGCCACATCACGCAAAATTGGCGAGGTCGGCCGCTCATGAGCTATGAGACAGTAGTGAGCCTCATCAGTCACACAACAACCCGCACAGGCTTGAAGGTCAAGGCAACACTTGATCGACACCTCTATCAGACGGGGATCAAGGCGGCTGATACGGAGATGAAGGAATTACAGATCAAGCGCTCAAGATTCCATGGAGAGTGGAACTACACATTCACTCCACGCTCCGACTTGCTCAAGTAA
- a CDS encoding choice-of-anchor D domain-containing protein, translating to MRQKRGFIACSMLGTLVAVTALAGETVPLGSLELVQQQRLLANDTTAYDLFGFSVSSHGDTLVVGAPYSHDADRGNASGAAYVFVRTGKTWSLQQKLLPADGAPGDLFGYSVALHGDTAVVGSPLDDDAGTDSGSGYVFVRRGTSWVQQQKLRPTASAPGDVFGHAVAIHGDTAVLGAPHDSGLGNRAGAAYVFARSGVNWTQEQKLTATDAAEDDRFGLSISLSETTVLIGAPYDDGSGNSSDTGSAYVFTNTGTGWRLQQKLSPQDALADSIAGFSVALSNNTAVLGAPFRSDKAVGPGSALVFVRDGTTWTQQQKITAEAHTAGNLFGYAVALSGEQAVATAPGDDASAHNSGSVYRFSRSGSAWTQQQKVTVSASADNDRMGHAVALGTELLVVGAPGEDASGTDSGVVHIFVPVAKPGYDSTPAPGAEINAGNAHLGTSVTTPLVVRETGNATLEVTGYTLTGTHKAEFSVAPGTLTLPDGSAPQTLTVTCTPKGLATRTATLAVRHNAPGSPATYALTCKGLPARDPYADAVSPATSSLVLGANSAIGAPDGQAATVVGLLGSALVLDMGAGEEGTGDLKVYYLGLTLGVITQVDFLAADYSVISSGTLRMLELGLGIRTTTVTYSGVPKPYRFVRMRGVLTLPYQIDAIEAVSIVP from the coding sequence ATGCGACAGAAGCGAGGATTCATCGCGTGTTCGATGCTCGGCACGCTCGTGGCAGTGACCGCGCTGGCTGGAGAGACCGTACCTCTGGGCAGCCTGGAGTTGGTGCAACAGCAGAGGCTCTTGGCCAACGACACGACCGCCTATGATTTGTTCGGCTTTTCGGTCTCCTCCCACGGTGACACCCTCGTGGTCGGCGCGCCCTACAGCCACGATGCGGATCGCGGCAATGCCTCGGGCGCCGCCTACGTGTTTGTGCGGACGGGAAAAACGTGGAGCCTGCAGCAGAAGCTCCTGCCCGCTGATGGGGCTCCGGGGGATCTCTTCGGTTACTCGGTGGCACTCCACGGCGACACGGCCGTGGTGGGCTCGCCCCTGGACGATGACGCGGGGACGGATTCGGGCTCGGGCTATGTGTTCGTCAGGCGCGGGACGAGTTGGGTCCAGCAACAGAAGCTCCGCCCCACAGCGTCTGCCCCCGGAGACGTCTTCGGCCACGCGGTGGCGATCCACGGCGACACGGCCGTGCTGGGCGCTCCCCATGACAGTGGCCTGGGCAACCGTGCCGGAGCAGCCTATGTGTTCGCGCGCAGCGGGGTGAATTGGACGCAGGAGCAGAAGCTCACCGCCACGGATGCGGCGGAGGATGACCGCTTCGGCCTCTCGATCAGCCTGAGCGAAACCACGGTGCTCATCGGCGCGCCGTATGACGATGGGAGCGGGAACAGCAGCGACACGGGCTCGGCCTACGTCTTCACGAACACCGGGACGGGCTGGCGCCTGCAACAGAAGCTCTCCCCTCAGGATGCCCTGGCCGACAGCATCGCGGGCTTCTCCGTGGCGCTGAGCAACAACACGGCCGTGCTGGGTGCTCCGTTCCGGAGCGACAAGGCCGTGGGTCCCGGCTCCGCCCTCGTCTTCGTGAGGGATGGGACGACCTGGACCCAGCAGCAGAAGATCACCGCGGAGGCCCACACCGCGGGCAACCTCTTTGGCTACGCGGTGGCGCTCAGCGGCGAGCAGGCCGTGGCCACCGCCCCAGGCGACGATGCGAGCGCCCACAACTCAGGCTCCGTCTACAGGTTCAGCCGGAGCGGGAGCGCCTGGACGCAGCAGCAGAAGGTGACGGTCAGCGCTTCGGCGGACAATGACCGCATGGGCCACGCGGTGGCGCTCGGGACGGAGCTTCTCGTGGTGGGCGCCCCGGGTGAGGACGCCTCGGGCACGGACTCGGGGGTGGTTCACATCTTCGTCCCCGTAGCGAAGCCTGGCTATGACTCCACCCCGGCGCCCGGGGCGGAGATCAACGCGGGCAACGCCCATCTCGGCACCTCCGTCACCACCCCCCTCGTCGTCCGGGAAACGGGCAATGCCACGCTGGAAGTGACGGGCTACACCCTGACGGGCACCCACAAGGCGGAGTTCAGCGTCGCGCCGGGCACCCTGACCCTCCCGGATGGCAGTGCCCCCCAGACGCTCACCGTGACCTGTACGCCCAAGGGGCTCGCGACGCGGACGGCGACCCTCGCGGTCCGCCATAACGCGCCCGGCAGCCCTGCCACCTACGCGCTGACCTGCAAGGGGCTCCCGGCGAGGGACCCCTACGCCGATGCCGTGTCGCCCGCTACGTCCTCGCTCGTGCTGGGGGCCAACAGCGCCATCGGAGCACCGGATGGACAAGCGGCCACCGTCGTGGGCTTGCTCGGCAGCGCGCTGGTGCTCGACATGGGTGCGGGCGAGGAAGGCACGGGCGACCTGAAGGTCTACTACCTGGGCCTGACCCTCGGGGTCATCACCCAGGTGGACTTCCTGGCGGCGGACTACTCGGTGATCAGCAGCGGCACGCTGCGGATGCTCGAACTGGGCTTGGGCATCCGCACGACCACGGTCACCTACTCGGGAGTGCCAAAGCCGTACCGCTTCGTGCGCATGCGCGGTGTGCTGACACTGCCCTACCAGATTGACGCCATCGAAGCGGTCAGCATCGTTCCCTGA
- a CDS encoding jacalin-like lectin encodes MKKTTSLLTLSVACAALLSACGSDSPVVPEGAQLGTGRLELSVTNSTSTLSAHGGWGGSGGSIGCMSGYVAVGITGRSGWHVDQLSLICAYLNTDGSLGSQYTTNSFGGSGGSAFWSQCPGGQAVVGFHGGAGQYVDRVGVHCASINSWRTSAAVQYSTVAAGGSGGGSFSELAPLSYVVTSLNLRGGLFLDQFQGVASLIAQ; translated from the coding sequence ATGAAGAAGACGACGTCTCTGTTGACCCTGTCCGTTGCTTGCGCCGCCCTCCTGTCCGCCTGTGGTTCGGATAGCCCGGTGGTTCCCGAGGGAGCGCAACTGGGAACCGGGCGGCTTGAACTCTCCGTGACGAACAGCACGAGCACCCTCAGCGCGCACGGTGGTTGGGGGGGAAGCGGGGGATCCATTGGCTGTATGTCTGGCTATGTCGCCGTCGGGATTACGGGCCGCAGCGGCTGGCACGTCGACCAATTGTCGCTCATCTGCGCGTACCTGAACACGGACGGGAGCCTGGGGTCTCAGTACACGACCAATAGCTTCGGCGGTTCGGGCGGTTCAGCCTTCTGGAGCCAGTGCCCGGGTGGTCAGGCCGTGGTGGGTTTCCACGGCGGCGCCGGCCAGTACGTGGACCGGGTGGGTGTCCACTGCGCCAGCATCAACAGCTGGCGCACTTCTGCCGCGGTGCAATACAGCACGGTGGCGGCGGGAGGCAGCGGGGGGGGCTCCTTCAGCGAGCTTGCACCCCTCTCCTACGTGGTGACATCGCTCAACCTGCGTGGCGGCCTGTTCCTCGATCAGTTCCAAGGCGTCGCTTCCCTCATCGCCCAGTAG
- a CDS encoding ABC-F family ATP-binding cassette domain-containing protein, with protein MSLIIAQDICLAYGKKVLFDDTSFTLGPRDRVGLVGANGTGKSSLMKLLAGVQHADSGTITYARSARVGYLPQELAGLPEGSVVEAVMSTVPGRDALEARLKKTEAALAQETDEAEQLELSQELADLHAELDQFEEHYGRHHAERILKGLGFRDVDLAKPTSALSGGWRMRAALAGLLLQDPDLLLLDEPTNHLDVPTLTWFDGFMRRSNKALVLISHDRDFLNRQVNRIVSLEIEGLRSYVGNYNDYKRQRAEEMEQLKARATKVEARRAELQAFIDRFGAKATKARQAKSREKMLARLEEVHLLEERSTVHFRFPEVERSGRDVATLEAVSKRYGAQVVYSGLDARVERGQRIAVVGANGAGKTTLLKILAGELAADGGQVALGHNVVMGYYAQHHADTLDKRNSILEEVQPLAADKPQSYVRGVLGAFLFSGDDVDKPIGVLSGGERARVALAKLLLRPSNFLLMDEPTNHLDLDSTEMLIEALQGYGGTLLFVSHNRGFVNSLATMVWDVVDGKVVPYAGNLDEYLYHQEQLRLEAEAGAAGEKGKPGEKASSAPLNEKERKRLEAEARQRRSTVEGPLKKEIARIEERISKLETAQKEREAQLADPELYNDFARAKPLMDTHRAGKEELEALYAAWEAAQEKLAEATASLG; from the coding sequence ATGAGCCTCATCATCGCCCAGGATATCTGCCTCGCCTACGGCAAGAAGGTCCTCTTCGACGACACCAGCTTCACCCTCGGCCCTCGGGACCGCGTGGGGTTGGTGGGCGCCAACGGAACCGGAAAGAGCTCGCTGATGAAGCTCCTGGCCGGGGTGCAGCACGCCGACTCGGGGACCATCACCTATGCGCGCTCGGCCCGGGTGGGCTACCTGCCCCAGGAGCTGGCGGGCTTGCCGGAGGGCTCGGTGGTGGAGGCGGTGATGAGCACCGTGCCCGGCCGGGATGCGCTGGAGGCCCGGCTGAAGAAGACCGAGGCGGCCCTCGCCCAGGAGACGGATGAGGCGGAGCAACTGGAGCTGTCCCAGGAGCTGGCCGACCTGCACGCGGAGCTGGACCAGTTCGAGGAGCACTATGGGCGCCACCACGCCGAGCGCATCCTCAAGGGCCTGGGATTCCGGGACGTGGACCTGGCCAAGCCCACCAGCGCCTTGTCTGGAGGCTGGCGGATGCGCGCCGCGTTGGCGGGACTGTTGCTTCAGGATCCGGACCTGCTGCTCCTGGACGAGCCCACCAACCACCTGGATGTGCCCACGCTGACGTGGTTCGACGGGTTCATGCGCCGCAGCAACAAGGCGCTGGTGCTCATCTCCCACGATCGGGACTTCCTCAACCGGCAGGTCAACCGGATCGTCTCGCTGGAGATCGAGGGGTTGCGCTCGTACGTGGGCAACTACAACGACTACAAGCGGCAGCGTGCCGAGGAGATGGAGCAGCTCAAGGCGCGGGCCACGAAGGTGGAGGCCCGCCGCGCCGAGCTCCAGGCCTTCATCGACCGGTTCGGCGCCAAGGCGACCAAGGCCCGGCAGGCGAAGAGCCGCGAGAAGATGCTGGCACGGCTGGAGGAGGTGCACCTGTTGGAGGAACGCTCCACGGTGCACTTCCGCTTCCCGGAGGTGGAGCGCTCGGGCCGGGACGTGGCCACGCTGGAGGCGGTGAGCAAGCGCTATGGCGCCCAGGTGGTCTACTCGGGGCTGGACGCGCGCGTGGAGCGAGGCCAGCGCATCGCGGTGGTGGGGGCCAACGGGGCCGGCAAGACGACGCTCCTGAAGATCCTGGCCGGCGAGCTGGCGGCGGATGGCGGGCAGGTGGCGCTGGGGCACAACGTGGTGATGGGCTACTACGCCCAGCACCACGCGGACACGCTGGACAAGCGCAACTCCATCCTGGAGGAGGTCCAGCCCCTGGCGGCGGACAAGCCCCAGAGCTACGTGCGCGGGGTGCTGGGGGCGTTCCTCTTCTCGGGTGATGACGTGGACAAGCCCATCGGCGTGTTGTCGGGAGGGGAGCGGGCCCGCGTGGCGCTGGCGAAGCTGCTCCTGCGGCCCTCGAACTTCCTGCTGATGGACGAGCCCACCAACCACCTGGACCTGGACTCGACCGAGATGCTCATCGAGGCGTTGCAGGGTTACGGGGGAACGCTGCTGTTCGTCTCGCACAACCGGGGGTTCGTGAACAGCCTGGCCACGATGGTGTGGGACGTGGTGGACGGCAAGGTGGTGCCCTACGCGGGCAACCTGGACGAGTACCTCTACCACCAGGAGCAGCTCCGCCTGGAGGCGGAAGCGGGCGCGGCGGGGGAGAAGGGCAAGCCCGGGGAGAAGGCCTCTTCCGCGCCGCTGAACGAGAAGGAGCGCAAGCGGTTGGAGGCCGAGGCCCGCCAGCGCCGGAGCACCGTGGAAGGTCCGCTCAAGAAGGAGATCGCCCGGATCGAAGAGCGGATCTCCAAGCTGGAAACGGCGCAGAAGGAGCGGGAGGCGCAACTGGCGGACCCGGAACTCTACAACGACTTCGCGAGGGCCAAGCCGTTGATGGACACCCACCGCGCGGGCAAGGAGGAACTGGAGGCGCTGTACGCGGCCTGGGAGGCGGCCCAGGAGAAGCTGGCCGAAGCCACCGCGTCTCTGGGGTAG
- a CDS encoding serine/threonine protein kinase, producing MASPCAHCGSTAGPDHLCSGASLALLGQVLDGRYKIESVLGHGGMGMVFRATQTSVQRPVAVKTLNSALAVAPTFFERFRREAEVASRLRHPNVITIFDFGRTSDGTCYYVMELLGGESLKEIVKRDGPMPLRRAVNLLEQSARGLAHAHAENCVHRDLKPHNIMVQQLDGKDFVKVLDFGLVKAMEQDEEEQLTSTGQVLGTPQYMPPEQAGGELVDARSDLYALTGVFFYCLTGTSPYGANTVRKALTAALTQTVPAVNSKRQGAPVPPSIDAFMQKGLAREKEDRFQSAEEFIEEMLEAVEDLSPEEMDALPSGGATGRDSSSSSKPSISKPRRAGSPVGSSSVRSSRPSSGASSRSPNVIVAKGSSGTPSSNRSKSAGGTSQRPASARSEDRSTAPEEGMSVAKKAALVGIPVLLLAAGLGVVAVKMRGEDPSAAKPPRERAPLEQVQAPPPSSPPPSPPESPTAALSPTVLVKCNTTPDGAAIFNEKDEQIGTTPGTLALPRGQKHRLIFRLAGHQDVERPLDLSIAAGDMLAVDVPLTPSRTASPPPSKPRPSRPAAPASSDISIFE from the coding sequence ATGGCCTCTCCTTGCGCTCACTGCGGCAGCACCGCCGGTCCTGACCATCTTTGCTCGGGGGCAAGTCTGGCGCTCCTGGGGCAGGTGCTCGATGGCCGGTACAAGATCGAGAGCGTGCTGGGCCATGGCGGCATGGGCATGGTCTTCCGAGCCACCCAGACGTCCGTGCAGCGCCCCGTGGCCGTCAAGACCCTGAACTCGGCGCTGGCCGTCGCCCCCACGTTCTTCGAGCGCTTCCGCCGGGAAGCCGAGGTGGCCAGCCGCCTGCGGCACCCGAACGTCATCACCATCTTCGACTTTGGCCGGACCTCCGACGGCACCTGCTACTACGTGATGGAGCTGCTGGGCGGCGAGAGCCTCAAGGAGATCGTCAAGCGCGACGGGCCCATGCCCCTGCGGCGCGCGGTGAACCTCCTGGAGCAGTCCGCGCGCGGGCTGGCCCACGCGCACGCCGAGAACTGCGTTCACCGGGACCTCAAGCCGCACAACATCATGGTGCAGCAGCTCGACGGGAAGGACTTCGTCAAGGTGCTGGACTTCGGCCTGGTCAAGGCGATGGAGCAGGACGAGGAGGAGCAGCTCACCTCCACCGGTCAGGTGCTCGGCACGCCGCAGTACATGCCCCCGGAGCAGGCGGGAGGCGAGCTGGTGGATGCCCGCTCGGACCTCTACGCCCTCACCGGAGTCTTCTTCTATTGCCTCACGGGCACCTCGCCCTATGGGGCCAACACGGTGCGCAAGGCGCTCACCGCCGCGCTCACCCAGACCGTGCCCGCTGTGAACAGCAAGCGCCAGGGCGCGCCCGTTCCCCCCTCCATCGACGCCTTCATGCAGAAGGGCTTGGCGCGCGAAAAGGAAGACCGTTTCCAGTCCGCCGAGGAGTTCATCGAGGAGATGCTGGAGGCGGTGGAGGACCTCTCCCCCGAAGAGATGGACGCGCTCCCCTCGGGCGGAGCCACCGGGCGCGACAGCAGCAGCAGCAGCAAGCCCAGCATCTCCAAGCCCCGCCGCGCGGGCAGCCCCGTGGGCAGCTCCAGCGTCCGGTCTTCCCGGCCCTCCTCGGGCGCCTCCAGCCGGTCGCCCAACGTCATCGTCGCCAAGGGTTCCTCGGGGACGCCCTCCTCGAACCGGAGCAAATCCGCGGGAGGCACTTCGCAACGTCCCGCCTCTGCCCGTTCCGAGGATCGCTCCACCGCTCCGGAAGAAGGCATGTCCGTGGCGAAGAAGGCCGCGCTGGTGGGCATTCCCGTGCTCCTGCTCGCCGCAGGGCTCGGGGTGGTGGCCGTGAAGATGCGCGGTGAGGACCCCTCCGCCGCCAAGCCTCCCAGGGAGCGTGCCCCGCTGGAGCAAGTCCAGGCCCCACCGCCTTCTTCCCCTCCCCCCTCCCCCCCCGAGTCTCCAACGGCGGCCCTCAGCCCCACGGTGCTGGTGAAGTGCAACACCACGCCGGATGGGGCCGCCATCTTCAATGAGAAGGATGAGCAGATCGGCACCACGCCGGGCACCCTGGCCTTGCCCCGAGGCCAGAAGCACAGGCTCATCTTCCGGCTGGCGGGCCACCAGGACGTGGAACGCCCGTTGGACCTCAGCATCGCCGCGGGGGACATGCTGGCGGTGGATGTGCCGCTCACCCCCTCGCGCACGGCCTCCCCTCCTCCCAGCAAGCCCAGACCCTCCCGTCCGGCGGCCCCCGCCTCGTCCGACATCTCCATCTTCGAGTGA